The window GGTGAGGTGGGTGCTGTGGTATTTCAGACCTAAGGAGGGACAGGCCTGCTAGAAATGAACTAAGAGTTGGGTGTCTGGGTAAAGTAGCTGAAATGTAGTTACTTTACCCAGATTTCCTGTCCTTTGTTTTTCAATCTGTAgacttaaatacatatatatccaGAGAAGGTCTCAAAAACATCTCGATTTAACAGGGAGGACAGGTTGGAAgaggaagtaaaaaaagaaaaaaaaaagattctagaCTTGTAGGGAAGGGGTAACAATTTAGTGAGTACTGGAGCTGATGTTCTATTCTCTTCAGCCGTCCTCCGGAGGAGCGTCCCCCTGGGCTtcctctgcctcccccaccccccagcagttCTGCTGTCTTCCGCCTGGACCAAGTTATCCACAGCAACCCTGCTGGCATCCAACAAGCTCTGGCCCAGCTCAGCAGCCGCCAAGGGAATACAACTGCACCAGGGGGGCACCCAAGGCCCAAGCCTGGGCCTCCCCACACCCCTCAGGGCCCCTCCCCTCGGCCCCCAACCAGATACGATCCCCAGAGAGCCAACAACAGTGGTGTCAGTGGTaagcggggagggggaggggaagggtagGGACAGTCTCTGGTCTGGGAGGGAGCCCTCTTGCTGGGGAGCTACAGTTAGCAAGGGCAGAAGGGTTGGGAGGTGGAATAGGGAAGAAAAGCTAGAGTAAAGGATAGCATGAGATAGGTGCTGACAGTTTTCCCCTTTTCCCCAGACTCCCACTTCGAGGAGCCAGGGCTGATGGTGAGGGGGGTGGGCGGGACTCCCCGGGACTCTGCCGGGGTTAATCCCTTCCCCCCCAAACGGCGGGAGCGGCCTCCCAGAAAACCGGAACTGCTGCAGGAGGTGAGGGATGgggtttaagaatgtgtttcacTGCCTTCCTACTTCTAAAGGTTCTCCTTGGTTACGTTTTCTTTACTTGTTTCTATTCCTGTCATTGTGTTCTCAACCAGAATCCTAAGTATTAGTTATTTCCATTAGTCTGTGTTTTTTCCTGATCTCTGTACTGTTTAtatccatttatctctttttttccttatctccATACCTCATTGTCTGTCCTAGCTTCCTGCATTCTTCAGTTCTCATCTAATTCACATTTCTTCTCTGGCCTTTCTCACCTTTAGGAGTCCTTGCCTCCTTCTCATAGCTCTGGATTCTTGAGCCCTAAGCCAGAGGGCCCAAGTCCCAGAGGAGAATCCAGAGACGCAGGCACCGAAGCTCTGACCCCTCACATCTGGAATCGTTTACAAACTGGTGAGTGGAACTGAGTGAAAGGAGAAAGGACTATGTTAGAGGGCTTGGAGAGCAGATGGGCTTCAGGACCATCTTCTCTCACTTCTGTTCTGGGTGGTgctcctctccccagcccctagCCGAAAGAGTTACCGACCTGGCTCCATGGAGCCCTGGATGGAACCCCTTAGCCCTTTTGAAGATGTGGCTGGCACAGAGGTGAGTGAGGATGTGAGGGAATAGGAACACTTGATTGAGCTAGATTTTTGTCAGGTATTGACCATACTCCCCCACCTGTCCTTGGTTTAGCCTGGGACTGTTCTCTCCTAACACTTGTCTCCTTTCTTCAGTTTgtctggatgtgtgtgtgtgcagcagTCAGTTATCGAGGTACTTTCTGCCCTGACTTTACTCCTTCTCTACTCCTCTCAGATGAGTCAGTCTGACAGTGGGGTAGACCTGAGCGGGGATTCTCAGGTATCATCAGGTCCCTGCAGCCAGCGAAGTTCCCCTGATGGAGGACTCAAGGGGGCAGCAGAGGGGCCTCCCAAACGGTCTGGAGGCCCCTCTCCCCTGAATGCTGTTCCTAGTGAGGTTCCATCTGCCTCTGAACCCTCTGAACCTGCTAGGAGGCGGCCACCTGCCCCTCATGATGGGGACAGAAAGGTAATATAGAGCAAGAAAGGATAAAGGGAGGTCCTTCCTTTGTTTCTCCCTTCTTCTCACCTTTATCTTCTGGGGATCCCCCAATTTGAGGTTCTCTTCCCTCCCCAAACTGTCCCGTACTGTGTTCTTTACCCAGGATCTACCACGGGATCAGTCTCTGCCCCCTGGCCCCATTGGCACAGAACGATTACACCGTACAGATCGAGGTCCAGAACCTGGCCCTCTCCGGCCATCCCATAGACCTGGCCCTCCAGTGCAGTTTGGCACCGGTGACAAGGTTTGCATGGGCTAGGTCTGTGGGTGTCCCGGTTTGggtggagagaagagaagggcTGGAGGTGGTCCATGGAGGGAACACATCTGAATCATGGGACATTCTCCCCTGCCTCACAATCATAGGACTCGGATTTGCGCCTAGTGGTAGGAGACAGtttaaaagcagaaaaggagCTGACGACAGCAGTCACTGATGGGGTATGTGGAAGAGTGAATTGGTTGAGAGGTTTTAGATTTCCAGAGAAGATTGTTGGGAATGATCTGGCCATCCAGAATGCCCAGACatccttcattccttttctttttctctctatgaattttcttattctaagtatttcatacaagagaaatcatgcaatatttgtccttttgtttctggcttgtttcactcagcataaatgtcctcaaggtttgtaCGTGTTGAAGCATGTATTAGCACTTCACTGCATTTTGCCTACCCATTCATCCAAGTGTGCAACTTGGTTGTATCTCCCCTTTgtctgttgtgaataatgcagtGAACGTTGGTGTGTACATCTGTCTGTGTCCCTTTCATCTTCTTGACGAGTCTTCTTCTTTCCAGGCCATTCCCATATCCCGAGACTGGGAGCTGCTCCCCAGTGCTGCTGCCTCGGCTGAGCCACAATCCAAGAATCTGGGTCCTGGGCACTGTGGCCCAGAGCCTAGCTCCTCAGGCCCACGCCTGTACCCTGAGGTTTTCTATGGTAGCCCTGGGCCTCCTACCAGTTCTCAGGTAGGCTCACTTGAACAATAAGTCTAGCTTTTTCAAGTTGTTTAGTTTTAAAACACCATTTATTGTcattctgtttttctccttttttatggGGTGGTGTGTGTGAGCTTTCCTTAACCAGAAAAACTGGAGCTTTTCTAGCTCTCTTCTGCAGGTCTCTGGGGGAGCCATAGATTCTCAATTACATCCCAGCAATGGAGGCTTCCGCCCTGGGACACCCTCACTGCACCCTTACAGGTAAGGCTAGGTGCATGTGTATCTCAGAAGGAAATGGGTTATGTTGCAGGCAAGAGGGAGAGGACACAATTCTGTGGTATAAGAAGCTGGTGTACTCAGAATAAAGGAGTAAATGGCTTTAGCTTTCTGTGTCTTTGTTGACTTGACAGtcccctgccctctgcttcccccccccccccccccatttcttttCAGGTCACAGCCCCTGTACCTGCCACCAGGCCCAGCTCCTCCCTCAGCGCTGCTCTCTGGGGTAGCTCTCAAGGGCCAGTTTATGGATTTCTCAGCACTGCAAGCAACAGAACTGGGGAAGTTGCCAGCTGGAGGAGTTCTCTACCCTCCACCTTCCTTCCTCTACTCTCCAGCTTTTTGCCCTAGCCCTTTGCCTGACCCACCCTTGCTTCAGGTAAGAGGTGGGCAGGTGCTAGGGTTTGAGAGTTTGAGGGGTAAGAGAATACATTGGGAGGAGTTTGACATATTTCACCCCATTCTCCAAAAGGTACGCCAGGACCTGCCATCCCCAACGGATTTTTATTCTACTCCTCTGCAGCCTGGTGGCCAAAGTGGCTTCCTTCCCTCAGGCGCCCCTGCCCAGCAGGTACCTTATGTCTTCTCAATTCCTCTTCATTACATTTTCTGCATCTAATCTCTggctttgttttcttgttttgagtCTTTTTGATTCTGTTTGTTCCTGGGCTTTTAATAAAGCCCAGATCTACAATATGAACACCCAAATTTCTCATTATAGATGATTCTACCCATGGTGGACTCACAGCTGCCTGTGGTGAATTTTGGCTCCATTCCTCCAGCACCGCCTCCTGCCCCACCTCCCCTCTCTCTGTTACCTGTGGGCCCTGCTCTGCAGCCCCCCAGCCTGGCAGTGCGACCCCCACCTGCTCCTGCTACTCGGGTCCTACCTTCACCCGTCAGACCCTTTCCCCCTAGTTTGGGGCGAGCAGAGGTAAGGTACAGGAACCAAGATTAAGATGTTAGGAAACTCCAGGAGTTAGGGATATAGGGATTCAGTTTTTTAAAGATGAATGGGTTGATCTTCAGACATTACTctgaagaagataaacaaatggccaatgagtacatgaaaagatgttcatcattatccattagggagaagcaaatcaaagccaccatgagatatcacttcacacccactataaTGAGCAtcacaaacaggaaaaaaaaaaaaaagaaaaaataggtgtTCTTGAAGAATCAGAGGAATAGGAACCTTTTAGAATTACTGTGACCTGGCATTCCCAGTTCtactccaaagaactgaaagttgggcctcaaacagatatttgtacaccagtattcatagcagcattattcataatagccaaaagatggaaaccacccAAGTGTCTATTAgaaggtgaatggataaacaagatgtagTATATTCTTACCGTGCAATATTAAGCTGTAAAAGGGAAAGacattctgatgcatgctataacatggatgaaacttgaagtcatgttgagtgaaataaaccagacataaaaggtcAAAAATGTATGTTCTCATTTACATGGAATAGTtatagaatatgcaaactcatagagacagaaagtagagtatatGTTACCAGAAGCAGGGGAGAATGAGGAATCAGTgcctaatgggtacagagtttctgtcagGATAattgaaaagttttagtaatggggagtggtgatggttgcataacattgtgaatggtaaaaccactgaattatgtacttggaaatggttaaaatgggagatttcatattgtgtatatgttaccacaaaaaaataaaatgaatgggtCAAGAGGTGAAAGGCTCATggatttcccccccccccccttcagcTGCACTCATTGGAACTAAAGCCGTTCCAGGATTATCGAAAACTTAGCAGCAGCCTTGGGGGGCCTGGGTCGTCAGGTACTCCCCCAGCTGGAAGGTAAGAGAAGGGAATGGGGATACAGACTCCCCATTCTCAAGATTTCTTATTATCTATGGGACCTTGGGGCAGGTCCTACTTAGGCTTGCTTCCAACACCCTTCCTCCCTTAGGTCCTTGTCTGGTCTCAATTCCCGTATCAAGGCCCCACCATCCACCTACAGCGGAGTCTTCCGCACCCAGCGCATCGACCTCTATCAACAGGTGAAGGGGAGACCCCTCTTGCCACCTGAAGTTCTTTTGCCCTGAGTCCTGTGCCTCAATCCTGGTTGTCTTGGTCTGACTTAATCTTCCACACGTACCTGCCCCCAGGTCTCTCCACCAGATGCCCTGCGCTGGATGCCAAAACCTTGGGAGCGGGCAGGGCCACCCTCTCGAGAAGGATCCTCTCGACGGGCAGAGGAACCTACATCTCGAGGGGACAAGGAACCTGGGTTGCCCCCACCCTGCTGAGGGAGTTCCGTTTGTCTCCCTCCCCCTGGGGCTTGTATatagattataaatatataagggggaaaggggtgggtggggaggggttgTGGGGCTGGGGCCTtgcttctcctcctctcctttgCCCTGGTCCCCTATCCCTGGGGCTGTttgttaaaaaagaataataaaaggattaaaaaaaaaatccaaaatgatTTTGGGGATGGGTTGGTCATATTTGTCTTGTATCCTAGAACAGTGCTAAGTGTTCTTCACAGATTGGTTTCAGTAGGGAGCCAGATTTCAGTCACCTGTTAACTACTCCCAAACCTTTATCTTAAAACTTTGTGAATCAGCCATTAGAGGAAAGCTCAGCTGGGCAAATCTGCTCCAGCAGCAGCACCTTTACTGGTTAGAGGCTGACAGTTGGGCTGGTCCTATAAAACTCCACTGGCATGTGTGGCATCTAGGTTGGGGGTATATCTGCAAGGTAGAGTTCTACCTGTCAGCTACTACATGGTCTCCAACAACATGTGCTAGAAGACTCAGGCAGCTTTTATGACTGAGCCAGTGTTCCAAGAGGCCCAGGTGCAAGCTACAAAGCTTATGACCTGGACAGTGTCTCTCCTGCCACATTTTATTGGTCCAGCTAAAAGAACAGGGGACACTTCtcaaaggaaatagcaaagaatTTACAGCCAGATTACTTTGGTCCACATTGACAAACtaaaagcaaatgtttaaaagCCTCTAGCTGGTCTTCATTGTCTCAGTGTTCAAACACGAGAACAGTGGACTTCTTAAACCTGAGTATAGGCTAGCTGTACTGTCAGACTGGTCGAGTTACATTTGGTATGACTGCCAATCATGCTACAATTATATTTAGGTCTGCAGCTGCTGGGAaattaaggtgtttttttttgctggatattGAGGTATCCTAAGTATAAACCTGAAACAGGCCTTCCCTCTCAGCATTCAGGTCCCTTATTTACATGCAAAATGCTTTTCCACAAATAAGTTTTCATTGAAAACCATAAAAAAAGACAGGTGCTGCATTAACAGACATGCTAATAACATATATGGGGAAATGTTAAAAGTTGTCTTGCACAGCTGGAGTCCtgaagtatttaaaaaatcagatacaCAAGATCAAGGCTTACACTGCTTAATAAACACAATTTAGAGGCCAAAGAGCCAGGAAAATCcgactttttttatttcttaaatactgtgaaggaaaggggaagaacGGTCCCCTGGTGAGGGAGGGCCATGGAGCAAAGAGCTAGGGATCATCAGCAAAGGCCCGATGGGCATTGGGGAAGCGCTGGGGATTGTAGTTAGGGTCCTCCTGCAGTCGCTTTTGTATATCAGACCGGAGCTAAAGTGAAAAAGCAGACAGGTTGATGTACTGGCCCAGACCCTATGAACCCAGCAAGCAGAAGGGCATCCCCTCAGGAGCTAACATTTCCCCTACCAGTAGGGCATACCCAATAGCCCAGTACTGCATCACTGATTCCAGATGCCACTAGGGAAAAATATCAGGCGGTAGTCCCCATACCCACAAGTTCATCTCCAGGGAAGGGGGTAGGGAGCAGGGGTACCTTAGCCCAACCTCTCCTCCCCCACTGGACCACCTTATTCTGCTTTAAGATGGGGGCACCTGCTGCCTGTAGCTCTCCTGAACATCTGGTGCCTCCAGGTCCCGGCTCAGGCTCTCAGGGCTGGTCAGGGGCCGAGCTCCGGCTGCCTTAGCTGCCCGGCTCACGGCCTCTGAGAGAAGCAGCTGGGGGCCCTCACCCTGCATTGTCTGGGGAatagggtggggagggaagagaggaTCAATGTCAGATCCAGTGCCACCACCCAGCTCATTCTTTCCATGAATCAACCACCGAGTTTCCACACTAGTGAAGAGAAGGGATATAGTTCACATACGGTTTTGACTGCAGAGATGCCTTCCTAATTCTGTTTGGCTTTGGCCAAAACCAAAAGCTTTTTAATGCACTAAACATGCTCTTCAGAAGAGGGACAGGATGGGTCAAGCCATCCAGGATTCAGTGCTCACTAATTCACAAGAGGAAGCCCTCCTTAGGGAAACTCAGCCCAAGATACAGGCGAATTAGAAAGCTGAGGAACTAAGACGACCACTAGAAACCAGATTAAAGTACATCCCGTGTAACAACTTTGAGTAAGTATGAGTCTAAGAAAGGTCTCCTCATTGAATGGAATGAACCAGCTCTAAAGAGTGATTCTAAGTGTGACAGAAATGTGGATAAAGAGGGATCCACAGGGAAAAGGAGAACCAACCTTCCGTCTCTTGGCAGGCATACCGCTGAGGTAGGCATCGCTCAGAGGGGGCTGCGGTTTCACCTTCCGTTGGCTCTGAATGTCCTGCTGGATAATAGGGACCCATTCCTGGGAAGGAAAAGGATAGGTAGTGTCAATTCCCATCTTTCAGCTGCCTTGGCTCAATGGATTGCCTCCTGCCACTTACTGGGGGCACTGCAGCTGCCCAAGGTTCCGTTTCAGCTGATGTTCCATCCTGTTCATCTCGGGAGCCGCCTTCAGGAGCAGGTGGTGGACCTCGGGACATGGCCTCTTCTGCTGTTGTTCCAGGGGCAGGGGAAGCATTCTCCCTCTGAGTTGGGAAGCAGAAAGATCCACACTTCATAATTCTCGGTCTCAAACTCTCTCCCCAAACCCTCCCCCAGCTGTCCATCTACCATATCTGGCCCCTCAACCTGTTACCTGGGGCTCAGGAGAAGTCCTCTCAGCTCCCTGAACTTCCATTGGCTCCTCAGGAAGTGGCTGTGAAATTAGACAAGAACATCATGAAAGACTCTCTCAGACCTTTCCAGTTCCCTCAAATCACTTTACCCCATGGCCCACACATCCAGTCCCTTACCTGGGGCGGATCACCAACCCTGCGTACATATCTAAGGATGGCATCAGGGCCTACTGGCATGTGCTCCAGGACCACCTGAAGCCTTAATCCCATCATAGTGGTCAGCCAGCTCACCAAGGATGGATTCACCCCACGAGACATGCGACGCTGAAGGAACAAAGCACTTGGTATATAGAACACTTAACCAGTTTTTGAAAGATAGGTCCAGAGCAATGACTGtcagttttaagaaaaaaaaaaaactttctggaTACTGAACAGAATAGAAACCTGAGTAAGCAAGAGGCTAGGGACTGAGGCTGGGTAGTGCTTACAATTCGGCCATTGATGACAGCAGCAAGCTCCATCTGCTGTCCCCCCAAGCAGTGCAGGTTCAAGGCCAGGCATTCAAACAGGCCCTGGTTACACAACTCCAGCAACCTGGCCCCAAATCCCCCGTCTGTGGGTGAGACACAGGGAAGGAATGCTGGCACTCAGCAGCCCTGCAACTCCAGCACACTTCCCTTGCCCTGGCCCAGCCAGCCCCTGACCTGTGCAGTGCAGCACGTGGGCAGCAATGCTATTAAACTGCTCTTGCAGAAATTCCAGGTTTGTTCGAATGATGTCCACACCTGGCTGAACCTGCACCAACGACTGAGGGAAAAGACACACAAAGACCCAAACTTTTAGGAACCTTCAGGGAGTCAAAGAGGTGGGGAGCAGGTAACAGAATAGCAGCTGCCCTGACCAGATCCAGGAGAGGAGGGAAATAGGGAAGAGTTACTCACAAAACTCTCCCGCACATATTCTTCTAGCCCTGTGATCAACGTGTGAGTAGCCATCTACAGGAGGAAGGACAGTAACAGATTTAGCccctactcccaccccacccccaacaagtTCATGTTTGGGCTGGGACTGTTCACAGCTTTAGCTGACAGACAAACAGTAAGGAATAAGTAATTAAATGTGGGAAGGAGGGCAAACTCTGGGGCCTGGGACCTTTATTTACCCGGATGTTACCAGGTGTGGGTTCCTGGCCACCCAAGTAGTGCTGGTGGAAGAAGGATCGCAGCTGGGGCTGAAGCCGCTGTAGTGGCTGGAAATGCCCATGCAGAAGCATCACCACATCCACCATGGAGAAATTCTGGCACAGAAGAGAGAGCAAGGCCCCAAAGAATCCTGGCAGCAGGGAAGAAATCAGAAGTGGTCTTACTACCTGGTCTGCTCATTCATCAGCCACATCCCATCTTGGGAACACCCCCCAACCAAAGGCCATATACTTCCCCGACTGTCCTTTCTTGGATAAGATGAAGATACTCCCCCTCATGCTCACCAAGGGCCCCATCAGCTCCAGGCTCAAAGATGTTGCTGGATCCGCTGAGACGTTGTATGAAAGCAGCGATACTTTCACTGCTGCCAGCCCGGGCCCCCAAGGAGCCCAGCAGGGAGCTCAGAACACCCTGCACCACCGAGGTAAAAAACTCTGGAGGCAGGCTCTCAGGACCCAGGCCTCCAGGACTTCCTGCACCACCAGAAGGGGACCCTGGTGGGGGCATGGTCTGCTGCTCTGGGGCAGGGGGTGGCGGTGGGGGTGGTGGAGGGGGTGGAGGGGCCGTCTGTGTTGCCTGGCAAGCAGAGAAGGGATAAAGAATAGAAGATGAGGtgagaaagagaagaatataAAATGGCATCGGGAGCACACAAATCAACAGGAGTCTGGGCAGATGGGAGCTACAGATTCTAGCCTTTACTCCTCAAATCAAAACTCTGCATAGGTGCTCAAGAGCAGGTTTGACGGGAAGTAGGCTGAGCAACTACCTATTTCTCTGAAAAGATGAGATAAGGAAGTGGTGATATTAGTTAGCTATCCttcatctctctctaagccttgCTTTTCTGAGTTCCATAATAGGGGGATGACAATCAATGAAATTCCAGGGTTCCTTCACACTCTGACTTGTTAACAAGAAACTGGAGCACAGTCTATATAATATCTGGCTGGGCTGGGGGAGAGGACAGGTGAGGTAAAGGGCAAACCAGGTactcacaaatgaaatcagaaagacaataaagactgagatggtataatctaggaatgcctagagtgtataatgatagtaactaaatgtacaaattttaaaaatgtttttgcatgaggaagaacaaaggaatgtcattactgtagggtgctgaaaatatattgcaattaatattttaaaatttcaacttatgtgtgagactaaagcaaaaaatgtttatttgtacaaaatttgtattttgactggtgcatttcctaatataacttatgtagatagctttactgaacaccataagtacttggaaccttgagtaggacatgagattttgttggtttgtccagagtgatgccccgataaatcccagagtgatttgatcagtaaataaaaaagtatttgcaaagtcccctttggggaatagtgagaacgagggaaaattcaacttccccaaattgaattcttaatattctcacaagcagtgcagacaaccaaagcaataggctgagcccccaatctgggggcttgttcatatgaaacttaacccacaaaggacaggtcaagcctacttaaaattaggtctaagagtcacccccaagagaacctcttttgttgctcagatgtggcctctctctccagccaacacaacaagcaaactcaccaccctccccctgtctacgcaggacatgactcccagggatgtggcccttcctggcaacatgggacagaaatcctagaatgagctgagacccagcatcaagggattgagaaaatcttctcgaccagaggaggaagagggaaatgagacaaagtgtcaatggctgagagattccaaacagaatcgagaggttatcctggaggttattcttacacattaagtaggtatcaccttgttattcaagatataatggagaggctggaggaatctgcctgaaaatacagagcttgtgttccagtaaccatgtttcttgatgatgactgtttAATGATACAGCCTTCACAacgtgaccgtgtgattgtgataacctgtgtctgatgctccttttatctaccttgtcaacagatgaataaaacatatggaataaaaataaataatggggggacaaatgttaaaataaatttagtttgaaatgatagtgaccaatgaaagggaggggtaaggggtatggtatgcataacttttttttctgttttcattttatttctttttctgaattgatgtatatgttctaagaaatgatcatgatgatgaatatgcaactatgtgatgatactgtgaattactgattatatatgtagaacagaatgagcatgttaaaaatgtttgtgttttttttgtcatgttttttaaaaaaaatttaaaaaaataaaaaaataaaaaaggcactCACCTGCAAGAAGTCAGTCATGCCCTGGAGGAAGGCAGGGACACCAGGCATCGCCACAGTGATGGTTGGGGAAGCCATGCCAGGccccccagctcctggccctgcgGGCCCCAGCAGGTTTcccaggagctgagaaaactgaaggTCAGCCGTGGAGGctggagggggtggagggggtggaggCTGGGCAGGCCCACCAGGGGCAGGGCCAGCTGTGGTAGCTGTGTTGGTGGTGCCGGCACTGGCTGAAGC is drawn from Tamandua tetradactyla isolate mTamTet1 chromosome 5, mTamTet1.pri, whole genome shotgun sequence and contains these coding sequences:
- the BAG6 gene encoding large proline-rich protein BAG6 isoform X9; protein product: MERSDSTSAAMEEPDSLEVLVKTLDSQTRTFIVGAQMNVKEFKEHIAASVSIPSEKQRLIYQGRVLQDDKKLQEYNVGGKVIHLVERAPPQTQLPSSGASSGTGSPSATHGGGPPPGTRVPGASVHDRNANSYVMVGTFNLPSEPRVRLVMAQHMIRDIQTLLSRMECRGGPQAQQSQLPPQTPTVAPEPGALSSQTSEPVESEVPPREPMEAEEVEEHAPAQSPELTPSGPTPAGPTPAPETNTPNHPSPAEYVEVLQELQRLESRLQPFLQRYYEVLGAAATTDYNNNHEGREEDQRLINLVGESLRLLGNTFVALSDLRCNLACAPPRHLHVVRPMSHYTTPMVLQQAAIPIQINVGTTVTMTGNGTRPPPTPSAEAPPPTSGQTSSLAPSTTVDASTEGAPPSGPAPPPSASHPRVIRISHQSVEPVVMMHMNIQDSGTQPGGVPSAPTGPLGPSGHGQTLGQQVSGFPTAPTRVVIARPTPPQARPSHPGGPPVSGALQGAGLGTNASLAQMVSGLVGQLLMQPVLVAQGTPGMAPPPAPATASASAGTTNTATTAGPAPGGPAQPPPPPPPPASTADLQFSQLLGNLLGPAGPGAGGPGMASPTITVAMPGVPAFLQGMTDFLQATQTAPPPPPPPPPPPPAPEQQTMPPPGSPSGGAGSPGGLGPESLPPEFFTSVVQGVLSSLLGSLGARAGSSESIAAFIQRLSGSSNIFEPGADGALGFFGALLSLLCQNFSMVDVVMLLHGHFQPLQRLQPQLRSFFHQHYLGGQEPTPGNIRMATHTLITGLEEYVRESFSLVQVQPGVDIIRTNLEFLQEQFNSIAAHVLHCTDGGFGARLLELCNQGLFECLALNLHCLGGQQMELAAVINGRIRRMSRGVNPSLVSWLTTMMGLRLQVVLEHMPVGPDAILRYVRRVGDPPQPLPEEPMEVQGAERTSPEPQRENASPAPGTTAEEAMSRGPPPAPEGGSRDEQDGTSAETEPWAAAVPPEWVPIIQQDIQSQRKVKPQPPLSDAYLSGMPAKRRKTMQGEGPQLLLSEAVSRAAKAAGARPLTSPESLSRDLEAPDVQESYRQQLRSDIQKRLQEDPNYNPQRFPNAHRAFADDP